From one Geoalkalibacter halelectricus genomic stretch:
- a CDS encoding monovalent cation/H+ antiporter complex subunit F: MAELCLGLALLLLLTIVAGLVRVLRGPTPADRMLAAQLFGTTGVAILLLLGQATGVAALWDGALIFALLAAVAAVTFVRCAWQRQGGGDDHGD; this comes from the coding sequence ATGGCTGAACTTTGTCTGGGCCTGGCCCTGTTGCTGCTGCTGACCATCGTTGCCGGGCTGGTGCGGGTGCTGCGCGGGCCGACGCCGGCTGACCGCATGCTGGCCGCGCAACTCTTCGGCACCACCGGCGTCGCCATTCTGCTTCTGCTGGGGCAGGCGACGGGGGTTGCGGCCCTCTGGGATGGGGCCTTGATCTTTGCTCTGCTGGCCGCGGTCGCGGCGGTCACTTTCGTGCGCTGCGCCTGGCAGCGGCAGGGCGGCGGAGACGACCATGGAGATTAG
- the mnhG gene encoding monovalent cation/H(+) antiporter subunit G, with translation MEIRDVLSTVLLLAAVPFFLAGTLGLLRFPDVFCRLHALTKADNLGLGLIVLGLMLQAPSWHAAAGLLLTWLLVLLAGATVAHLIARKALADGQRPWSRS, from the coding sequence ATGGAGATTAGAGACGTCCTGAGCACCGTGCTGCTGCTGGCGGCGGTGCCCTTTTTTCTCGCCGGCACTCTGGGGCTGCTGCGCTTTCCCGATGTGTTCTGCCGCCTGCATGCCCTGACCAAGGCCGACAATCTGGGCCTGGGCCTGATCGTGCTCGGACTCATGCTTCAGGCGCCCTCCTGGCATGCCGCGGCCGGTCTGCTGTTGACCTGGCTGCTGGTTCTGCTGGCCGGGGCGACGGTGGCCCATCTGATCGCGCGCAAGGCCCTGGCCGACGGACAGCGACCCTGGAGCCGGTCATGA
- a CDS encoding hydrogenase subunit MbhD domain-containing protein, protein MSELGVLFDLILLGTLVWLAWRLLASADLFKAVVLFIAFGLLLALAWARLGAPDVALAEAAIGAGITGALLLVALRRLGPETERMRRHAPTIGQRLSARLLVGIAGAAVALLVARALLGLPAVAPGLAPRVAEDLAQSGVAHPVTAVLLNFRGFDTLLEVGVLVLAVLGIWCLNEAPQLAPAQPDSPVLLGLVRLLLPLLMVAGGYLLWLGAHAPGGAFQGGALLAAAAVLGLLAGFALPRRWSGLPLRLMLAAGLAVFLAVGAAPLLGGGWFLAYPPGAAKTLILLIETLLTGSIAAVLAVAVVGGRPGEAAASYPPLAEPPVGKETS, encoded by the coding sequence ATGAGCGAGCTCGGCGTGTTGTTCGACCTGATACTGCTGGGCACCCTGGTGTGGCTGGCCTGGCGGCTTTTGGCCAGCGCCGATCTCTTCAAGGCGGTGGTGCTGTTCATCGCCTTTGGTTTGTTGCTGGCCCTGGCCTGGGCGCGGCTCGGCGCCCCGGATGTGGCCCTGGCCGAAGCCGCCATCGGCGCGGGCATCACCGGCGCGCTGCTGCTTGTCGCCCTGCGCCGGCTCGGCCCGGAAACCGAGCGGATGCGCCGCCATGCGCCGACCATCGGGCAGCGGCTGTCGGCGCGCTTGCTGGTCGGCATCGCGGGCGCAGCGGTGGCCCTGCTGGTGGCGCGCGCCCTGCTCGGGCTGCCGGCGGTGGCGCCGGGGCTGGCGCCCCGGGTGGCCGAGGATCTGGCCCAGAGCGGCGTGGCCCATCCGGTCACGGCGGTTTTGCTTAACTTTCGCGGCTTCGATACCCTTCTGGAAGTCGGCGTGCTGGTCTTGGCGGTTCTGGGCATCTGGTGCCTGAACGAGGCCCCTCAGCTGGCTCCGGCGCAGCCGGACTCTCCGGTCCTGCTTGGTCTGGTGCGCCTGCTGCTGCCCCTGCTGATGGTGGCCGGGGGCTATTTGCTGTGGTTGGGCGCCCATGCCCCGGGGGGCGCCTTTCAGGGCGGGGCCCTGCTGGCGGCGGCCGCGGTATTGGGGCTTCTGGCCGGCTTTGCCCTGCCGCGGCGTTGGAGCGGCCTGCCCTTGCGCCTGATGCTGGCCGCCGGCCTGGCGGTCTTTCTGGCCGTGGGCGCGGCGCCCCTGCTGGGCGGCGGCTGGTTTCTGGCTTATCCGCCCGGCGCGGCCAAGACCCTGATCCTGCTGATTGAAACCCTGCTCACGGGCTCCATCGCCGCGGTCCTGGCGGTGGCGGTGGTGGGGGGACGCCCGGGCGAGGCCGCCGCGAGCTATCCGCCCCTGGCCGAGCCGCCTGTCGGAAAAGAGACTTCATGA
- a CDS encoding sodium:proton antiporter: protein MSVPLLYAAGGVVLFCLGLYAIFLRVHLLRKILAANVMGSGVFMVFIALAARVPGADADPVPHAMVLTGIVVAVCFTALAVALAVRIEELSGHSRLPRKGEEGA from the coding sequence ATGAGTGTGCCGCTGTTATACGCCGCGGGCGGAGTGGTGCTGTTCTGCCTGGGGCTGTACGCGATTTTTCTGCGCGTTCATCTGCTGCGCAAGATTCTGGCCGCCAATGTCATGGGCAGCGGCGTGTTCATGGTGTTCATCGCCCTGGCGGCGCGCGTTCCCGGCGCCGATGCCGATCCGGTACCCCACGCCATGGTGCTGACGGGCATTGTCGTGGCGGTGTGTTTCACCGCCCTGGCGGTGGCCCTGGCGGTGCGCATCGAGGAGCTCAGCGGCCACTCGCGGCTGCCGCGCAAGGGTGAGGAGGGGGCATGA
- a CDS encoding complex I subunit 5 family protein, with product MSWLLDQPWSLWAIILPLAAALGAFLAPRQAPRIGMAAALAIFATVLGAILQVHGRGPQFHALGGWEAPLGIALRTDGLSLMLLAATALVGLVVSWYALGYFSGTVHGAEKREYFWPLWLFLWGACNALAVSGDLFNLYVTLELVTLASVALTALGGGAAALSAAMRYLLSGLVGSLCYLLGVALIYGAHGTVDLALLAQLVSDDGLSRAALALMVTGLLLKTALFPLHFWLPPAHSMAPAPVSALLSALVVKTSYLILLRLWFEVFPTVVTPGMGQLLGILGAGAILWGSFMALRQERLKLLVAYSTVAQLGYLFLVFPLAQGEALTGAWTGVVFFVLAHACGKAAMFLVAGTIYHTAGHDRIAYLAGAGGPLGVQVVVFALAAVTIIGLPPSGGFMAKWLLLNAAIAGGQWWYLVVMALGSLLAGAYVLRVLSWAFLDVRRTFYPTLPWTLRWPPLALSLVALLLGLLAFVPVHLVLTDAPVSAAVRLEVRP from the coding sequence ATGAGCTGGCTGCTCGATCAGCCTTGGAGCCTGTGGGCCATCATTCTGCCCCTGGCCGCCGCCCTCGGCGCCTTCCTCGCGCCGCGCCAGGCGCCGCGTATCGGCATGGCGGCGGCGCTCGCCATCTTTGCGACGGTGCTGGGCGCGATCCTGCAGGTCCATGGGCGCGGCCCGCAGTTTCACGCCTTGGGTGGCTGGGAAGCGCCCCTGGGCATCGCCCTGCGCACCGACGGCTTGTCCCTGATGCTGCTGGCGGCCACCGCCCTGGTCGGCCTGGTGGTCAGTTGGTACGCCCTGGGGTATTTCTCCGGCACCGTGCACGGGGCGGAAAAGCGCGAATATTTCTGGCCCCTGTGGCTGTTTCTCTGGGGGGCGTGCAACGCCCTGGCCGTCTCCGGCGATCTGTTCAATCTTTATGTGACCCTGGAGCTGGTCACTCTGGCCTCGGTGGCGCTCACCGCCCTGGGCGGCGGTGCTGCCGCCCTGAGCGCGGCCATGCGCTATCTGCTCAGCGGCCTGGTCGGATCCCTGTGCTATCTGCTCGGCGTGGCCCTGATTTACGGCGCCCACGGCACCGTCGATCTGGCACTCCTCGCGCAGTTGGTCAGCGACGATGGCTTGAGTCGCGCCGCCCTGGCCCTGATGGTCACCGGCCTGCTGCTCAAGACGGCGCTCTTTCCACTGCATTTCTGGTTGCCGCCGGCCCATTCCATGGCCCCCGCTCCGGTGAGCGCGCTGCTTTCGGCCCTGGTGGTCAAGACCTCCTATCTAATTCTGCTGCGCCTGTGGTTTGAGGTCTTTCCTACGGTGGTCACTCCGGGCATGGGGCAGTTGCTCGGCATCCTGGGCGCCGGCGCGATTCTCTGGGGCTCGTTCATGGCCCTGCGCCAGGAGCGGCTCAAGCTGCTGGTGGCCTACTCCACCGTGGCGCAGCTCGGCTATCTGTTTTTGGTGTTTCCCCTGGCCCAGGGCGAGGCCCTGACGGGGGCCTGGACCGGCGTGGTGTTCTTTGTGCTCGCCCATGCCTGCGGCAAGGCGGCCATGTTCCTGGTGGCGGGCACCATCTACCATACCGCCGGTCATGACCGCATCGCCTACCTGGCCGGTGCCGGCGGTCCCCTGGGCGTGCAGGTGGTGGTGTTCGCCCTGGCGGCGGTGACCATCATCGGATTGCCGCCGAGCGGCGGCTTCATGGCCAAGTGGCTGCTGCTCAACGCCGCCATCGCCGGCGGCCAGTGGTGGTATCTGGTGGTCATGGCCCTGGGCAGCCTGCTGGCCGGCGCCTATGTCCTGCGGGTGCTGAGCTGGGCGTTTCTCGATGTGCGGCGCACCTTTTACCCGACCCTGCCCTGGACCCTGCGCTGGCCGCCCCTGGCGCTGTCGCTGGTGGCGCTGCTGCTGGGACTGCTGGCTTTTGTGCCGGTGCATCTGGTGCTGACCGACGCGCCGGTGAGCGCGGCGGTGCGTCTGGAGGTGCGGCCGTGA
- a CDS encoding proton-conducting transporter transmembrane domain-containing protein, giving the protein MNLDALLLLAILSSSLIPGLVIFGLPEERHRLRTLLNLAGAFVKLSLVGVLFLGVYSGHEYAFRLPLLPGLDLVLHADALSLLFIVLSAFLWFVTTVYAVGYLEGAPNRSRFFGFFSLCVSATTGIALAGDLVTFVIFYEMLTISTFPLVVHRGTPEALRAGRIYLAYTLSGGVVLLVATAWLRVLAGPLDFVPGGFLAGLDAALYPTLQFLFGLLMVALGVKSALVPLHSWLPTAMVAPAPVSALLHAVAVVKAGAFGIARVVYDVYGIGFALQLGVLLPLAALAAVTIVYGSVRALFQDDLKRRLAFSTVSQVAYIVLGVAIAGPLATIGGLVHLVHQGMMKITLFFCAGNLAETLGIHKISEMAGVGRRMPWTMAAFTLGALGMIGVPPMVGFISKWYLALGGLEAGQSWVVVLLVVSTLLNAAYFLPILYTAWFGHQHQSWPHEHLGDEHRETTWALLLPPLITAALVVLLGVFASAPLSPLQWVQLIAAREYGP; this is encoded by the coding sequence GTGAACCTCGACGCTCTGTTGCTGCTCGCCATCCTCTCCAGTTCCCTGATCCCGGGCTTGGTCATTTTCGGCTTGCCCGAGGAGCGCCACCGCTTGCGCACCTTGCTCAATCTCGCCGGAGCCTTCGTCAAACTGAGTCTGGTGGGGGTGTTGTTCCTCGGTGTTTATTCCGGCCATGAGTATGCGTTTCGCCTGCCGCTGCTGCCGGGCCTGGATCTGGTGCTGCATGCCGACGCGCTGTCCCTGCTGTTCATCGTTCTTTCGGCCTTTCTCTGGTTCGTCACCACGGTTTATGCCGTGGGCTATCTGGAGGGCGCGCCCAATCGCAGCAGGTTCTTCGGCTTCTTCAGCCTGTGCGTCAGCGCCACCACCGGCATCGCTCTGGCCGGGGATCTGGTGACCTTCGTCATTTTTTACGAGATGCTGACCATCTCCACCTTCCCCCTGGTGGTGCATCGCGGCACGCCGGAGGCCCTGCGCGCCGGACGCATCTACCTGGCCTACACCCTGAGCGGCGGGGTGGTGCTGCTGGTGGCCACCGCTTGGCTGCGCGTCCTGGCCGGACCCCTCGATTTTGTGCCGGGCGGCTTTCTCGCCGGGCTCGATGCGGCGCTCTATCCGACCCTGCAGTTCTTGTTTGGGCTGCTGATGGTCGCCCTCGGCGTGAAAAGCGCCCTGGTGCCCCTGCACTCCTGGTTGCCCACCGCCATGGTGGCGCCGGCGCCGGTCAGCGCCCTGCTGCATGCGGTGGCGGTGGTCAAGGCGGGTGCCTTCGGCATCGCGCGCGTGGTTTATGATGTCTACGGCATCGGATTTGCGCTGCAGTTGGGGGTGCTTTTGCCCCTGGCGGCGCTGGCGGCGGTCACCATAGTCTACGGGTCGGTGCGCGCTCTCTTTCAGGACGATCTCAAGCGGCGTCTGGCCTTTTCCACCGTGAGCCAGGTCGCCTACATCGTGCTTGGGGTGGCCATCGCCGGCCCCCTGGCGACCATCGGCGGCCTGGTGCACCTGGTGCATCAGGGCATGATGAAGATCACCCTGTTTTTCTGCGCCGGCAATCTCGCCGAAACCCTCGGTATTCATAAGATCAGCGAGATGGCCGGCGTCGGGCGGCGCATGCCCTGGACCATGGCCGCCTTCACCCTGGGTGCCCTGGGCATGATCGGGGTGCCGCCCATGGTCGGTTTTATCAGCAAATGGTATCTGGCCCTGGGCGGGCTCGAAGCCGGCCAATCCTGGGTAGTGGTACTGCTGGTGGTCAGCACCCTGCTCAACGCCGCCTATTTCCTGCCCATCCTCTACACCGCCTGGTTTGGCCACCAACACCAGTCCTGGCCCCATGAACACTTGGGCGACGAGCATCGCGAAACCACCTGGGCGCTGCTGCTGCCGCCCCTGATCACCGCGGCGCTGGTGGTGCTGCTCGGGGTGTTTGCCAGCGCGCCCTTGAGTCCTCTGCAATGGGTGCAGCTCATCGCCGCGCGGGAGTATGGTCCATGA
- a CDS encoding proton-conducting transporter transmembrane domain-containing protein codes for MNAAVAFQTLLLPLVPLVPLLILGALLFRRLSALALRLAPWAPLPGLIASLMPESGAVLELPWMLLGGSLGLDATGRVFLFLFSLLWLAAGSYASAYLRDDPRRRRFFAFFLLALCGNLGLPIARDMLDFYLFFALMSFSAYGLVVHDSSDFALRAGRIYLYLVLVGEVMLFVALALTARAAGSLAMAEAAAALAEAPDRGLILALLLIGFGIKMGVVPLHVWLPLAHPAAPIPASAVLSGAMIKAGLLGLLRFLPLGETALPGWSLILITLGLTMAFYGVVAGLAQQQAKAVLAYSSISQMGFPLLGLGLALADPESWQVLAPVVILYALHHGLAKGTLFLGVGMAGELAGTAGRRYLVLAGLLLPALALAGAPLTSGALAKGALKPLVYLAPGGWAAALPWLLSLGAVGTTLLMARFLALLWPHAAAREAPRPAMWGSWGLLILAVLFSRGGGLPDLVGLSGPPGFAYGLWDALWPVAIGGLAAAAAWLRLPHRGREAAPLLPPGDLLVLLHKLMDPLARLAHRLHIDLLPRKLSWRPPPRFHWHNLAVLLALHEAEQALRRLPVAGALFLIVLILLLVL; via the coding sequence ATGAACGCGGCGGTGGCTTTTCAGACGCTGTTGCTGCCCCTGGTGCCGCTGGTACCGCTGCTGATTCTTGGGGCGCTGCTGTTTCGCCGCCTGAGCGCCCTGGCGCTGCGTCTCGCCCCCTGGGCGCCGCTGCCGGGGCTGATCGCTTCCTTGATGCCGGAGAGCGGGGCGGTGCTGGAGCTGCCCTGGATGCTGCTGGGCGGCAGCCTCGGCCTGGACGCGACGGGGCGGGTTTTCTTGTTTCTCTTCTCCCTGCTGTGGCTGGCCGCCGGGTCTTACGCAAGCGCCTATTTGCGTGATGATCCCCGTCGGCGCCGCTTCTTCGCCTTTTTCCTCCTCGCGCTGTGCGGCAACCTGGGCTTGCCCATCGCCCGCGACATGCTCGATTTCTATCTGTTTTTCGCCCTGATGAGTTTTTCCGCCTACGGCCTGGTGGTGCACGACAGCAGTGACTTTGCCCTGCGTGCCGGCCGCATCTACCTCTACCTGGTGCTGGTGGGCGAGGTGATGCTGTTCGTGGCGCTGGCACTCACTGCGCGTGCCGCCGGCTCCCTGGCCATGGCCGAGGCCGCCGCGGCCCTGGCCGAAGCGCCGGACCGCGGTTTGATTCTGGCCCTGCTGCTGATCGGGTTCGGCATCAAGATGGGGGTGGTGCCCTTGCATGTCTGGCTGCCCCTGGCCCATCCGGCGGCGCCCATCCCGGCCAGCGCGGTGCTCAGCGGCGCCATGATCAAGGCGGGGTTGCTCGGGTTGCTGCGTTTCCTGCCCCTGGGTGAAACGGCTCTGCCGGGCTGGTCCCTGATTCTCATCACCCTGGGGCTGACCATGGCTTTTTATGGCGTGGTGGCGGGCCTCGCCCAGCAACAGGCCAAGGCAGTGCTGGCCTATTCGAGCATCAGCCAGATGGGCTTTCCCCTGCTCGGGCTGGGGCTGGCCCTGGCGGATCCGGAAAGCTGGCAGGTGCTGGCGCCGGTGGTGATCCTCTATGCCTTGCATCACGGCTTGGCCAAGGGCACCTTGTTCCTCGGGGTAGGGATGGCGGGCGAGTTGGCGGGCACCGCCGGGCGCCGCTACCTGGTGCTGGCCGGTCTGCTGTTGCCGGCCCTGGCCCTGGCCGGCGCGCCCCTGACCAGCGGCGCTCTGGCCAAGGGCGCCCTCAAACCCCTGGTTTACCTGGCTCCGGGCGGCTGGGCCGCGGCGCTGCCCTGGTTGCTGTCCCTGGGGGCGGTGGGCACCACCCTGCTCATGGCGCGCTTTCTGGCCCTGCTCTGGCCCCATGCCGCCGCGCGTGAGGCTCCCCGTCCCGCCATGTGGGGGAGTTGGGGCTTGTTGATCCTGGCCGTGCTGTTCAGTCGTGGCGGCGGGTTGCCGGATCTGGTCGGTCTCAGCGGTCCCCCAGGTTTTGCCTATGGACTCTGGGACGCGCTCTGGCCGGTGGCGATCGGCGGGCTGGCGGCGGCCGCGGCCTGGCTGCGTCTGCCGCACCGCGGGCGCGAAGCGGCACCCCTGCTGCCCCCCGGTGATCTGCTGGTGCTGCTGCACAAGCTCATGGATCCCCTGGCGCGTCTGGCCCACCGCCTGCACATCGATTTATTGCCGCGCAAGCTCAGCTGGCGTCCTCCGCCGCGCTTTCATTGGCACAACCTCGCGGTGCTGCTGGCGCTGCATGAGGCCGAGCAGGCCCTGCGGCGCTTGCCCGTGGCCGGGGCGCTGTTTCTGATCGTCTTGATTTTGCTTCTGGTGTTGTGA
- a CDS encoding cation-transporting P-type ATPase — protein MSEAKTSSKSARVDWHALSDEDTLKKLSADLSGLNDSEAQKRLEEHGPNRLPPPAKRSALVRFFSHFHNLLIYVLLAAALITAALGHWLDCWVILAVVVINAFIGFVQEGKAEKALDSIRAMLSLQAYVERDGKRREISAEDLVPGDIVLLQAGDKVPADLRLLRVKDLRVDEAILTGESEQVSKNTDAVAEDAAVGDRFCMAYSGTVVTYGRATGVVVATGAHTEIGRISEMLSTVEAITTPLLRQMDTFARWLTGAILLLAALTFAFGFFFRDYSTSELFLAAVALMVAAIPEGLPAIITITLAIGVQRMAKRNAIIRRLPAVETLGAVTVICSDKTGTLTRNEMTVQAIASAADLFEVEGTGYDPHGAVNRKGQNVELDEEPLLGDLVRAGLLCNDSSLNQRDGQWQVQGDPTEGALLTLGNKVGLDLKTEQDQHPRTDVIPFESEHRFMATLHHDHEGQAVIYLKGAPERVLEMCDRQRRGEVDEDLDVDFWHRKGEELAGRGQRLLALACKKARQGQNELNFKDVEEGLTLLGLVGIIDPPRPEAVAAIKECRSAGIRVKMITGDHARTALAIGADMGIGDGEHAVRGKQIEEASEEQLRKWVREVDIFARSSPEHKLRLVKALRQEGEVTAMTGDGVNDAPALKGADVGVAMGVKGTEVSKEAAEMVLADDNFASIVHAVEEGRTVYDNIRKAITFILPTNGAQAFVLLAAIAFGQALVITPVQILWVNMITAVTLALALAFEPPEADIMERSPRPTREEILTPFLGWRIFNVSLILLVGTFGMFLYEVNRGAEIELARTVAVNTLVMFEVFYLFNCRYLHRSVLSGEGLLGNRYVLLAIGAVFVLQALFTYAPPMQVLFSTAPMDAATWLRAIAVAFSVFVLVELEKVVYNRLRRSD, from the coding sequence ATGAGCGAAGCAAAGACCAGCTCCAAGTCCGCCCGGGTGGATTGGCATGCCCTGAGCGATGAGGATACGCTAAAGAAGCTCTCCGCCGATCTTTCCGGCCTGAACGACTCCGAAGCCCAAAAGCGCCTGGAGGAGCACGGACCCAACCGCCTGCCGCCGCCCGCCAAGCGCAGCGCCCTGGTACGATTTTTCTCCCACTTCCACAATCTGCTCATTTACGTTCTGCTGGCCGCGGCGCTCATCACCGCCGCGCTCGGACACTGGCTCGACTGCTGGGTGATCCTCGCGGTGGTGGTGATCAATGCCTTCATCGGCTTCGTGCAGGAGGGCAAGGCGGAAAAAGCCCTGGATTCCATTCGCGCCATGCTCTCACTACAGGCTTACGTCGAGCGCGACGGCAAGCGCCGGGAGATTTCCGCCGAAGATCTGGTGCCCGGCGATATCGTGCTGCTACAGGCTGGCGACAAGGTGCCGGCCGATCTGCGTCTGCTGCGGGTCAAGGATCTGCGCGTCGACGAGGCGATTCTCACCGGTGAATCGGAGCAGGTTTCGAAAAATACCGACGCGGTGGCCGAGGATGCCGCCGTGGGCGATCGTTTCTGCATGGCCTATTCGGGCACGGTGGTGACCTACGGGCGGGCCACGGGGGTGGTCGTCGCCACCGGCGCGCACACCGAAATCGGGCGCATCAGCGAGATGCTCTCCACCGTCGAGGCCATTACCACCCCCTTGCTGCGCCAGATGGACACCTTCGCCCGCTGGCTGACCGGCGCGATTCTGCTGCTCGCCGCCCTGACTTTCGCCTTTGGTTTTTTCTTCCGCGATTACTCCACCAGTGAGCTGTTTCTCGCCGCCGTCGCTCTCATGGTGGCGGCCATCCCCGAGGGTCTGCCGGCCATCATCACCATCACCCTGGCCATCGGCGTGCAGCGCATGGCGAAACGCAACGCCATCATCCGGCGCCTGCCGGCGGTGGAAACCCTGGGCGCGGTGACCGTCATCTGCTCGGACAAGACCGGCACCCTGACGCGCAACGAGATGACGGTGCAGGCCATCGCCTCCGCCGCGGATCTCTTCGAGGTCGAAGGCACCGGCTATGATCCGCACGGCGCGGTCAACCGCAAGGGGCAAAACGTCGAGCTCGATGAAGAACCCCTGCTGGGAGATCTGGTGCGCGCCGGCTTGCTGTGCAACGATTCGTCTCTTAACCAGCGCGACGGGCAATGGCAGGTGCAAGGCGATCCCACCGAAGGGGCCTTGCTCACTCTGGGGAACAAAGTCGGCCTGGATCTCAAGACGGAACAGGACCAGCACCCGCGCACCGATGTCATTCCCTTCGAATCCGAGCACCGCTTCATGGCCACCTTGCACCACGATCATGAAGGCCAGGCGGTCATTTACCTCAAGGGCGCGCCCGAGCGGGTGCTGGAAATGTGCGACCGGCAGCGGCGCGGCGAGGTGGATGAGGATCTCGATGTCGACTTCTGGCACCGCAAGGGCGAGGAGCTGGCCGGGCGCGGTCAGCGCTTGCTGGCCCTGGCCTGCAAGAAAGCGCGCCAAGGGCAGAATGAGCTGAACTTCAAGGATGTGGAGGAGGGCCTGACGCTGCTGGGCCTGGTGGGCATCATCGACCCGCCGCGGCCGGAAGCCGTCGCAGCGATCAAGGAATGCCGCAGCGCCGGCATCCGCGTCAAGATGATCACCGGCGATCACGCGCGCACTGCCCTGGCCATCGGCGCCGACATGGGCATCGGCGACGGCGAGCATGCCGTGCGCGGCAAGCAGATCGAGGAGGCCTCCGAGGAGCAATTGCGCAAGTGGGTGCGCGAGGTGGATATTTTCGCGCGCTCCAGCCCCGAGCACAAACTGCGGCTGGTCAAGGCCCTGCGTCAGGAGGGGGAGGTGACGGCCATGACCGGCGACGGGGTCAACGACGCGCCGGCACTCAAGGGCGCCGACGTGGGGGTGGCCATGGGCGTCAAGGGCACGGAAGTCTCCAAGGAGGCGGCCGAAATGGTGCTGGCCGACGACAACTTCGCCTCCATCGTCCATGCCGTGGAAGAGGGCCGCACGGTCTACGACAACATCCGCAAGGCCATCACCTTCATTCTGCCCACCAACGGCGCCCAGGCCTTCGTGCTGCTGGCGGCCATCGCCTTCGGCCAGGCCCTGGTCATCACCCCGGTGCAGATTCTGTGGGTGAACATGATCACCGCCGTGACCCTGGCCCTGGCCCTGGCCTTCGAGCCGCCCGAGGCCGATATCATGGAGCGTTCGCCGCGCCCGACACGCGAGGAGATTCTCACCCCTTTCCTGGGGTGGCGCATCTTCAACGTGTCGCTGATTCTTTTGGTCGGCACTTTCGGCATGTTTCTCTATGAAGTGAACCGGGGTGCGGAGATCGAGCTGGCCCGCACCGTGGCGGTCAACACCCTGGTCATGTTCGAGGTCTTTTATCTGTTCAACTGCCGCTATCTGCACCGCAGCGTACTCTCGGGCGAAGGCCTGCTGGGCAATCGCTATGTGCTGCTGGCCATCGGCGCGGTATTCGTCCTCCAGGCACTGTTCACCTACGCGCCGCCCATGCAGGTGTTGTTCTCCACCGCGCCCATGGATGCCGCAACCTGGCTGCGGGCGATCGCGGTGGCATTCTCGGTCTTCGTGCTGGTGGAACTCGAAAAAGTCGTCTACAACCGCCTCCGCCGCAGCGATTAG
- a CDS encoding ferredoxin reductase family protein, with protein MHQYLRATFWILVYMALVLAPLFALLLGPVPAGGGFWVDLSLALGFAGTAMMAIMFLLTARFQRATAPFGIDLIYYFHRLASIGAFAFILAHPLILVARDPALFGAMHPAVMPWHLWAGFISFGALAALMITSLWRKQLRIHYDEWRRAHVLLAVLALVPGVAHIAGVAHYSATPWKTWLWLLIMLSCLATVGYVRLLKPMQMLRRPWRVVEVIEERGSSWTLVVRPERHAGFRFLPGQFAWLTLWSSPFAMKEHPFSISSSAEAVREVRFTIKELGDFTRRIGQVKPGTPVWLDGPYGTFSIDISRAPGYVFVAGGVGIAPVMSMLRTLADRGDQRPLLLFYAYHTWERLTFREELEQLKEQLNLEIVYVLSEPPSDWQGETGYLSEEIFARHLPADKAARECFICGPTPMIAVAERGLARQGMPPTQIHSELFDLV; from the coding sequence ATGCATCAATATCTTCGCGCAACCTTTTGGATTCTGGTCTATATGGCCCTGGTTCTGGCGCCTTTGTTCGCCCTGCTGCTGGGGCCGGTGCCCGCGGGCGGCGGCTTCTGGGTGGATCTGTCCCTGGCCCTGGGTTTTGCCGGCACCGCCATGATGGCCATCATGTTTTTGCTCACCGCCCGCTTCCAGCGCGCCACGGCGCCCTTCGGCATCGATCTCATCTACTATTTTCATCGCCTGGCCTCCATCGGCGCCTTTGCCTTCATTCTCGCCCACCCCCTGATTCTGGTGGCGCGCGATCCGGCCCTGTTCGGTGCCATGCACCCGGCGGTCATGCCCTGGCATCTGTGGGCCGGCTTCATCTCCTTCGGCGCCCTGGCGGCCCTGATGATCACCTCCCTGTGGCGCAAGCAACTGCGCATTCATTATGACGAGTGGCGGCGGGCCCACGTGCTGCTGGCCGTTCTCGCCCTGGTGCCGGGCGTGGCGCATATCGCCGGGGTCGCCCACTACAGCGCCACACCCTGGAAGACCTGGCTGTGGCTGCTCATCATGCTTTCGTGCCTGGCCACGGTGGGGTATGTGCGCCTGCTAAAGCCTATGCAGATGCTGCGTCGCCCCTGGCGCGTGGTGGAGGTCATCGAGGAGCGCGGCAGTTCCTGGACCCTGGTGGTGCGCCCCGAGCGCCACGCGGGATTTCGGTTTCTGCCCGGTCAGTTCGCCTGGTTGACCCTGTGGAGTTCGCCCTTTGCCATGAAGGAGCATCCCTTCTCCATCTCCTCGAGCGCCGAGGCGGTGCGTGAGGTGCGTTTCACCATCAAGGAGCTGGGTGATTTCACCCGCCGCATCGGTCAGGTCAAGCCCGGCACCCCGGTGTGGCTCGATGGCCCCTACGGCACTTTCAGCATCGACATCAGCCGCGCGCCGGGCTATGTGTTCGTCGCCGGCGGCGTGGGTATCGCGCCGGTCATGAGCATGCTGCGCACCCTCGCCGATCGTGGCGACCAGCGCCCGCTGCTGCTCTTTTACGCCTACCACACCTGGGAGCGGCTGACCTTTCGCGAGGAACTCGAACAGCTCAAGGAGCAGCTCAACCTGGAAATCGTCTACGTGCTGAGCGAGCCGCCTTCGGACTGGCAGGGGGAAACAGGCTACCTGAGCGAGGAAATTTTCGCCCGCCACCTGCCCGCCGACAAGGCCGCGCGCGAATGCTTTATCTGCGGGCCCACGCCCATGATCGCGGTGGCGGAGCGCGGCCTGGCGCGCCAGGGCATGCCGCCCACCCAAATTCATTCGGAACTCTTTGATTTGGTTTGA